The following proteins come from a genomic window of Papaver somniferum cultivar HN1 unplaced genomic scaffold, ASM357369v1 unplaced-scaffold_65, whole genome shotgun sequence:
- the LOC113343729 gene encoding uncharacterized protein LOC113343729 codes for MGGCVSRSTQGCVGRRSSRSKNGKRRRRKSDHHDNLSLDVNTNKSAIPNNHRSRSNPSVNFQGGSTEEAWFDSAAVFESDCEEDYQSVPDDALSVNGCEGASISSSSLRDDQTDSTSRPSTDKRHKQREPSIGNAQRNSVGENAKNVNARVSHSSDVDHESMSDAPSTGAKRHVSHDEISTQLVDESIDRGTGGILDNCGILPNNCLPCLASTVSSVDKRRSLSPGPPSMRRKASLKLSFKWRDANSSSALFIAKTVIERPIAGSQVPFCPIDKKMLDCWSHIDPGSFKVRAENYFRDKKKVLAPNFAAYYPFGVDVYLSPRKVDHIARFVELPVVNSSGKVPSILIVNVQVPLYPASIFSGDIDGEGMNVVLYFKISETYAKDMAPHFQENLRRIIDDEVEKVKGFTMDTILPVRERLKILGRVANVEDLQLGAAERKLMNAYNEKPVLSRPQHEFYLGENYFEVDVDIHRFSYISRKGFGTFQERLKMCVLDVGLTIQGNKAEELPEQVLCCVRLNGLDYKNYQQLGLTQEPL; via the exons ATGGGAGGATGTGTATCAAGAAGTACACAGGGGTGTGTAGGAAGACGAAGTTCTAGATCAAAGaatggaaaaagaagaagaagaaaatctgaTCATCACGATAATTTATCACTTGATGTTAATACTAATAAATCAGCAATTCCAAATAATCATCGATCGAGATCTAATCCCAGCGTTAATTTTCAAg GGGGAAGTACTGAGGAGGCATGGTTTGATTCTGCAGCGGTATTTGAGTCTGACTGTGAAGAGGATTATCAAAGCGTCCCGGATG ATGCTTTGTCCGTTAATGGATGTGAAGGTGCATCTATATCCAGTTCGTCCCTGAGAGATGACCAAACTGATAGTACATCAAGACCTTCAACCGACAAGCGACATAAGCAAAGAGAGCCATCTATAGGAAATGCTCAAAGAAATTCCGTAGGTGAGAATGCTAAAAATGTAAATGCTCGGGTTTCTCATTCAAGTGATGTTGATCACGAATCAATGTCGGATGCCCCTTCAACTGGTGCGAAGCGACATGTTTCACACGATGAAATCTCTACTCAGTTGGTGGATGAAAGCATTGACAGAGGGACAGGGGGAATTCTTGATAATTGTGGCATTCTTCCAAATAATTGTTTACCTTGTCTTGCTTCAACTGTTTCCTCAGTTGATAAAAGAAGATCTCTGAGCCCTGGTCCACCAAGCATGCGGAGAAAGGCAAGCTTGAAACTTTCCTTCAAATGGAGGGATGCTAATTCCAGTTCAGCATTAT TTATAGCAAAGACGGTCATAGAAAGGCCAATTGCGGGTTCTCAAGTTCCGTTCTGTCCGATTGATAAGAAAATGTTAGATTGTTGGTCACACATTGATCCTGGCAGTTTCAAAGTCCGGGCGGAGAATTATTTCAG GGATAAAAAGAAGGTTCTTGCCCCAAATTTTGCTGCATATTATCCGTTTGGTGTTGATGTCTATCTATCGCCGCGAAAAGTTGATCATATTGCACGGTTTGTGGAACTTCCTGTTGTTAATTCATCTGGAAAGGTTCCATCAATTCTTATTGTTAATGTCCAG GTTCCGTTATACCCTGCATCTATCTTTTCGGGTGATATAGATGGGGAGGGAATGAACGTTGTTTTATACTTCAAAATCTCCGAAACTTATGCAAAAGACATGGCTCCTCATTTTCAAGAAAATCTCAGA AGGATAATCGACGATGAGGTTGAAAAGGTCAAAGGTTTTACTATGGATACAATATTACCAGTTCGTGAAAGGTTAAAAATCTTGGGCCGTGTAGCAAATGTGGAGGACCTGCAGTTAGGTGCAGCTGAGAGGAAGCTTATGAACGCATACAATGAGAAACCTGTTCTTTCACGTCCGCAGCATGAATTTTACTTG GGAGAAAATTACTTCGAGGTTGATGTCGATATCCACAGATTTAGTTACATATCCCGTAAAGGGTTTGGAACGTTCCAAGAGAGACTAAAGATGTGTGTTTTGGATGTTGGCTTGACAATTCAG
- the LOC113343751 gene encoding mitotic spindle assembly checkpoint protein MAD1-like, whose protein sequence is MELLRLSKFKLQLRALIAEVRELKEREQSTKEYHQISIQKHKKTEEEFSRKINELQKELSSSQELQRRLETQVQYLQNENVLLDNRQKELKATIDCLLQSRDSFLSLYEDSTCEMRRSIEVRDKKLSVLSEKIQTHSSLFESIEKESISTKQVVDNVQRLISDKEDVVAGLKRKLDQVSSFEKDFVEKICLLEKKLRSNNEELRRKDTVIFELKEKVEAATTSNYCQPQIEELQKSLSMKEGIIQNLNTEKKALFFEARALEIILQKIQEAVIHMNAEDQKVYLSVVNAQEECPTMSEERNDRSNGMVQESKEGSPASNTGQGATENTGSPLCQGPISAVKNSSQEKHNSNSSTSEGKCSPSVQVHHQQLESESSTTDEGIVDDPVQAR, encoded by the exons ATGGAGTTGCTTCGACTCTCCAAATTTAAGCTTCAACTTCGTGCCCTGATCGCTGAAGTTCGAGAACTCAAG GAAAGAGAACAATCAACCAAAGAATATCATCAAATCTCTATCCAG AAACAtaagaaaacagaagaagaattcagtagaaaaataaatgaattacaaAAGGAGTTGTCCTCGTCTCAAGAATTACAACGTAGACTCGAGACTCAG GTGCAGTACCTTCAGAATGAGAATGTGTTGTTGGATAATAGACAAAAAGAGTTGAAAGCAACTATTGATTGCTTACTTCAGTCCAGGGACAGTTTTTTGAGTCTTTATGAG GATTCTACATGTGAAATGAGACGTTCAATTGAAGTAAGAGATAAAAAGCTATCTGTTTTATCTGAGAAGATACAAACTCATTCGTCGTTGTTTGAATCCATAGAAAAGGAATCTATTTCCACGAAGCAAGTTGTAGATAATGTGCAAAGGCTCATAAGTGATAAAGAGGATGTAG TGGCTGGATTGAAGAGGAAACTGGACCAGGTTTCATCATTTGAAAAGGATTTTGTCG AAAAGATATGCTTGCTGGAAAAGAAGCTGAGATCTAACAATGAAGAGCTGAGGAGAAAGGATACTGTTATTTTTGAGTTAAAAGAAAAGGTGGAGGCAGCCACAACAAGTAACTACTGCCAGCCACAAATAGAAGAa CTTCAGAAATCATTATCCATGAAGGAAGGCATTATACAGAATTTAAACACGGAAAAGAag GCCTTGTTTTTCGAAGCACGGGCCTTGGAGATTATCTTACAGAAGATTCAAGAAGCTGTTATTCACATGAATGCAGAG GATCAGAAGGTATATTTGTCAGTAGTTAATGCCCAGGAAGAATGTCCAACAATGAGCGAAGAAAGGAATGATAG ATCAAATGGCATGGTTCAAGAGAGTAAAGAAGGTTCTCCAGCTAGCAACACTGGACAAGGAGCTACAGAAAATACAG GTTCACCTCTATGTCAGGGACCTATTTCAGCTGTTAAGAACTCTTCACAGGAGAAACATAATTCGAATTCTTCCACATCCGAG GGTAAGTGCTCTCCATCAGTTCAAGTTCACCATCAACAATTAGAGTCTGAGAGTTCAACCACTGATGAAGGAATAGTGGATGATCCAG TTCAAGCTAGATAA